In Bacillus sp. KH172YL63, one genomic interval encodes:
- a CDS encoding spore germination protein GerPB: MTNYYVQQSIQIQFIKIGGMSNSSIFQIGTCGQIATNDFLYNTGGYTEPAPKAEKNGNGTAPPTVSPLVPLQSPQ; encoded by the coding sequence ATGACGAATTATTATGTTCAACAGTCCATACAGATTCAATTTATCAAAATCGGAGGGATGTCCAATTCCTCCATTTTTCAAATTGGAACTTGCGGTCAGATTGCCACAAACGATTTCCTTTATAATACGGGCGGTTACACAGAGCCTGCTCCGAAAGCAGAGAAAAACGGGAATGGGACGGCACCTCCCACTGTGTCTCCTCTCGTACCTTTGCAATCGCCGCAGTAA
- a CDS encoding fumarylacetoacetate hydrolase family protein, producing MKFVSFQIGERQSYGVEREGRILDLAGVEGVPLDILEGIGQGEHFLHAVSRVLEQKEDRLDTYTFNEVTWLPPIPKVKRNIMCVGKNYRDHAVEMGGEDDIPKHIMIFTKATGTVTGHGGTVLHHQHLTEELDYEGELAVIIGKRGIGITREEAMDHVFGYTIVNDITARDLQKRHGQFFIGKSLDTTCPMGPFLVTKDEVADPHDLSITTKVNGEIRQASNTGQMLFRIPEIIETLSAGMTLEPGDIIATGTPSGVGKGFKPPRFLKKGDKVEVEIPPLGILTNQLQA from the coding sequence ATGAAATTTGTGAGCTTTCAGATAGGGGAACGGCAATCGTATGGAGTGGAACGGGAAGGACGGATCCTTGACCTTGCAGGTGTCGAAGGCGTGCCTCTGGACATCCTTGAAGGAATCGGTCAGGGGGAACATTTTCTGCACGCAGTTTCACGTGTGCTTGAGCAGAAGGAAGATCGACTCGACACATACACATTTAATGAAGTGACATGGCTCCCCCCGATTCCAAAGGTGAAACGGAATATCATGTGCGTAGGGAAGAATTATCGGGACCACGCCGTTGAAATGGGCGGGGAAGACGACATCCCGAAACATATCATGATCTTCACGAAAGCGACGGGTACAGTCACCGGGCATGGAGGGACGGTCCTTCATCATCAGCATTTGACGGAAGAACTGGATTATGAAGGAGAGCTTGCGGTCATCATCGGGAAAAGGGGTATCGGGATTACCCGGGAAGAAGCGATGGATCATGTATTCGGCTATACGATTGTAAATGATATCACAGCCCGCGACCTCCAGAAGCGGCATGGTCAATTCTTCATCGGTAAAAGCCTCGATACAACATGCCCGATGGGACCATTTCTGGTGACAAAGGATGAAGTGGCGGACCCTCACGACCTATCCATTACCACGAAAGTGAATGGGGAAATCCGCCAAGCGTCCAATACCGGTCAGATGCTCTTCAGAATCCCTGAAATCATCGAGACCCTGTCAGCCGGGATGACCCTTGAACCCGGGGATATCATCGCGACCGGAACGCCTTCAGGGGTCGGCAAGGGATTCAAGCCTCCCCGCTTCCTGAAAAAGGGTGATAAAGTTGAAGTCGAAATCCCGCCCCTTGGAATTTTGACAAATCAGTTACAGGCTTAG
- a CDS encoding spore germination protein GerPE → MLKRYSIVNKLEGITLAFCSVYQIGDSQNIYAQSKAYAVQREKEFFRTSEGSFDSDVFTKPLELPPINPGIQVSRLNLCPIKVNSMFIRATSSSSIIHIGNTCNVYMDARVKNIRQLEHKEGEAPETIEEIEEPN, encoded by the coding sequence ATGCTCAAACGTTATTCGATTGTCAATAAACTTGAAGGAATCACACTTGCCTTCTGCTCTGTGTATCAAATCGGGGACTCGCAAAATATTTATGCCCAATCAAAGGCATATGCGGTTCAACGGGAGAAAGAATTTTTCCGGACGAGCGAAGGGTCCTTTGATTCAGATGTGTTCACCAAACCACTCGAACTCCCCCCCATTAATCCGGGCATTCAGGTCAGCCGGCTCAATCTGTGCCCCATCAAAGTCAATTCTATGTTCATTCGCGCCACCTCCTCTTCTTCCATCATCCATATCGGCAATACCTGCAATGTGTATATGGATGCACGGGTGAAAAATATCCGCCAGCTGGAGCATAAGGAAGGTGAAGCACCGGAAACGATTGAAGAAATCGAAGAACCTAATTGA
- a CDS encoding spore germination protein — protein MPAIVGIAQVVSVGSSGVFHIGDVFNISPISTAKTFAGAGSFITGKGISVYNESSLTYTVDDDGMDQGINFNL, from the coding sequence ATGCCCGCAATCGTAGGAATAGCACAAGTCGTAAGCGTCGGTTCGAGCGGCGTCTTTCATATAGGGGACGTCTTCAATATCAGTCCCATTTCTACAGCCAAGACCTTCGCCGGGGCAGGATCGTTCATAACCGGTAAAGGGATTTCCGTCTACAATGAAAGCTCCCTGACCTATACCGTTGATGACGACGGCATGGATCAAGGAATAAACTTCAACCTATGA
- a CDS encoding spore gernimation protein GerPD, with translation MNLQVINRELSVGNIEIAGVASSSLVMVGDADIIQLASAFDTPPESLIIGPFVPLTPKG, from the coding sequence ATGAACCTCCAAGTGATCAATCGTGAATTGTCTGTCGGTAACATAGAAATAGCAGGGGTGGCGAGTTCATCCCTCGTAATGGTCGGGGATGCCGATATCATCCAGCTCGCCTCCGCATTCGACACACCGCCGGAGTCACTGATCATCGGCCCATTCGTCCCTCTTACCCCTAAAGGTTGA
- a CDS encoding spore germination protein produces the protein MPALVGPVAILNVGGGNIQFGDTVIISPKNASKTFGGAGGFNTGPFQLSYNVFSVSTTFDCNVIDQPITGNN, from the coding sequence ATGCCCGCTTTAGTAGGTCCTGTTGCGATTCTCAACGTCGGTGGAGGGAATATCCAGTTTGGGGACACCGTCATCATTTCACCTAAAAACGCTTCGAAGACATTCGGTGGTGCCGGTGGATTCAATACAGGTCCATTCCAATTAAGCTACAATGTGTTCAGTGTAAGTACGACCTTCGACTGCAACGTCATCGATCAACCAATTACAGGAAATAATTAG
- a CDS encoding HNH endonuclease, which translates to MGKKVKGTCELCGRNEVETTIHHLTPKEEGGTFLPTAQLCIPCHKQIHSLYSNEELAVRLNTVSDLRRDEKIHAFIKWIRKQPPTKLVRTKKSAERRKKK; encoded by the coding sequence GTGGGGAAAAAGGTAAAAGGTACGTGTGAGCTGTGCGGCAGGAATGAAGTTGAAACGACGATCCATCATCTTACACCTAAAGAAGAAGGAGGGACTTTCCTCCCGACAGCCCAGCTGTGCATTCCGTGTCACAAGCAAATCCATTCCCTCTATTCGAACGAGGAATTGGCCGTGAGATTGAATACGGTTTCCGACCTCAGGAGGGATGAAAAAATCCATGCATTTATCAAATGGATCCGTAAACAGCCCCCGACAAAATTGGTGAGAACAAAAAAAAGTGCCGAGCGGCGGAAGAAAAAGTGA
- the gerPC gene encoding spore germination protein GerPC: MNNYYMTPQQLYQYIEMLNSKITALEKKVNDLSQELTTMRDTPKINVEKIEYKFDQLKVESLDGTLNIGLNPNSLKETIEDLAVEQKVDVKSIKDLKPYKERITAEIKAFIDSELPSLIQDNEMQFQRSLDPQYYEMIQQDLLNQMPQRIDFYLQNIPFIEGKQDEGEWERKIISKIKKDIETALFSFMSQIPDNMEGMKNNEPPSDQS; encoded by the coding sequence ATGAATAATTACTATATGACCCCCCAACAACTCTATCAGTATATCGAAATGTTGAACTCAAAAATCACCGCCCTCGAAAAAAAAGTCAACGACCTGTCACAAGAATTAACAACCATGAGGGATACCCCTAAAATCAATGTAGAGAAAATCGAGTACAAATTCGATCAGCTGAAGGTAGAATCCCTCGACGGCACGTTGAACATAGGATTGAATCCCAACAGTTTAAAAGAAACCATCGAGGATCTGGCCGTCGAGCAAAAGGTGGACGTCAAATCGATCAAAGATCTGAAACCTTATAAAGAAAGAATCACCGCTGAAATAAAGGCATTCATCGATTCAGAACTCCCGAGCCTGATTCAGGACAATGAAATGCAGTTCCAACGCTCTCTCGATCCTCAATATTACGAAATGATCCAACAGGATCTATTGAATCAAATGCCGCAACGGATCGATTTTTATTTACAGAACATCCCTTTTATTGAAGGAAAGCAGGATGAAGGAGAATGGGAACGGAAGATCATTTCTAAAATCAAAAAGGATATCGAAACGGCCCTATTCTCATTCATGTCACAAATACCAGATAACATGGAAGGAATGAAGAACAATGAACCTCCAAGTGATCAATCGTGA
- a CDS encoding DUF418 domain-containing protein: MNTISPVQQSERIVSLDVIRGFSLLGIFIINMISFHSPFLYLDPYTWWKTPEDAALYPWIDVFVQASFYPLFAMMFGYGLGIQQQRAGGASFYRFGVRRLLILLGIGCIHAFLIWSGDILINYAVFGLILLAFMKLSGKVLMWAGAMLFLLPQLFFSILLVLMTFTDPTGVTNYTDIGALQDSVSAYASGSFADIMDQRFEDWYAVNSPGNLIFLMLSILPMMMIGAGASKMQLLEKVRSHKTTWIVIGFATLAAGIIIKSLPLFIEANFAYAYIQDFFGGPFLSVSYAIILSLLLLSEKIMRWSKPIASVGRMSLTNYLLQSVIGTLIFYSYGLGMYGEVTLTTGTMLALGIYVIQVILSEIWLSKFQYGPVEKVWRLLSYGNKAVTRKVEN; the protein is encoded by the coding sequence ATGAATACCATTTCGCCAGTGCAACAGTCAGAACGAATTGTAAGTCTTGATGTCATTAGGGGATTCTCACTGCTTGGGATTTTCATTATCAATATGATCTCTTTTCATTCCCCATTTCTTTATCTGGACCCGTATACATGGTGGAAAACACCTGAAGATGCCGCTCTGTATCCGTGGATCGATGTATTCGTGCAAGCGAGCTTTTATCCATTGTTTGCCATGATGTTTGGATATGGACTGGGCATTCAGCAGCAGCGGGCAGGAGGAGCTTCGTTTTATCGATTCGGGGTTCGAAGACTCCTCATACTCCTGGGGATCGGCTGCATCCATGCTTTTCTTATATGGTCAGGTGATATCCTGATCAATTATGCGGTTTTCGGATTGATCCTTCTCGCTTTCATGAAGCTTTCCGGCAAGGTGTTGATGTGGGCCGGAGCGATGTTATTTCTTCTTCCGCAATTGTTTTTCAGTATATTACTAGTATTAATGACATTTACAGATCCGACTGGTGTTACAAACTATACGGACATCGGCGCACTTCAGGACTCGGTTTCGGCCTATGCTTCAGGCAGCTTCGCCGATATTATGGATCAGCGCTTTGAAGATTGGTACGCTGTCAATTCACCGGGCAATCTCATTTTCCTTATGCTTTCGATCCTGCCGATGATGATGATCGGGGCAGGAGCCAGTAAAATGCAGCTTTTGGAAAAGGTGCGCTCACATAAAACAACTTGGATCGTGATTGGTTTCGCTACCCTGGCAGCAGGGATCATCATCAAGTCACTTCCGCTGTTCATCGAAGCAAACTTTGCTTATGCCTATATCCAGGATTTTTTCGGAGGTCCGTTCTTATCAGTATCTTATGCAATAATCCTTTCATTATTATTGTTGAGTGAAAAAATCATGAGATGGAGCAAGCCGATTGCCTCTGTCGGGAGAATGTCCCTGACAAATTATTTACTCCAATCGGTCATAGGCACCTTGATCTTTTATTCATATGGTTTGGGGATGTACGGGGAGGTCACCTTGACGACCGGAACGATGCTTGCCCTAGGGATTTATGTGATCCAGGTGATCCTTTCTGAAATCTGGCTGTCCAAGTTTCAGTATGGTCCGGTTGAAAAAGTATGGCGTCTATTAAGCTATGGAAATAAGGCTGTGACAAGGAAAGTGGAGAATTAA
- a CDS encoding YisL family protein, with the protein MFDTTHAHITTWVVALILFFVAVGLHNAGKNKGMKIVHMTLRLFYLLIILTGALLFWKHQGIDPGLYGIKGLVGIWVIGMFEMVLVRLQKGKDTKVFWMLLILSFVIVLFLGLRLPLGFHPFA; encoded by the coding sequence ATGTTTGATACAACACATGCCCATATTACTACCTGGGTTGTTGCCCTCATTCTTTTCTTTGTAGCGGTTGGTTTGCATAACGCAGGAAAGAACAAAGGCATGAAAATTGTACATATGACTTTGAGATTATTCTATTTGTTGATTATTTTGACAGGTGCCCTTCTATTCTGGAAGCACCAGGGAATTGATCCTGGCCTGTATGGCATCAAAGGATTGGTTGGAATCTGGGTGATCGGGATGTTTGAAATGGTCCTTGTCCGTCTGCAAAAAGGAAAGGATACGAAGGTATTCTGGATGCTGTTGATCCTGTCGTTCGTGATCGTCTTATTCTTAGGATTACGTTTACCGTTGGGCTTTCACCCATTTGCTTAA